Within Rothia sp. ZJ932, the genomic segment ATTGCTTAGTTCGCGGCTGCGTCCAAAGACCTTTCCAATGACGACGGACGTGACCTCCCACCTTGTGTAGGGGACTAAACTGATAAGTAATTACATCTATATCCTCTTTTAGCGTTAGGTTTCTTCGTGGAGTCCCTACTTCTCTTCTCTCTTATTCTGGTGGTAACGCTGGCGGTGAGTGGCGCTGCCAAGGTGAAGGATTACACCTCAACTGCCACAGCTATCTTCAACCTCAAGATTGATAAGTGGCTGCCGGTGCGCGTCAAAACAGCGGCGAAGATTCTCCCCTGGGCAGAAATCGCCCTAGCGGTCGTATTACTTTTTGCCCCCGGAATCCTACAAGTTATTGCGACCTTTTGCGCTCTGTTGCTCTTTGCCTTCTACTGGGTGGTTATTGCGCGCGCCGTCATGAGCGGCAACACCGCAAGCTGCAACTGTTTCGGCACCGCCTCTAGCGCACCTATTTCTCGGTGGACGCTGGCTCGCAACACCGCGCTAGTCCTCGCTGCCGTGGTGGTTGTTGCAGGTGCTTTCGCTGATGGACGCGCACCGCTTATGATGCTGCTCGACCTCACCTTGGAACAGTGGTTCTGGCTCGCCGGTGCCGCTCTAGCATCAGCAACCCTGTGGTTCATCTACCGTTCAGAGACTATCGCCCCGGTGGCAGCACCCGCAGAGTCTGTGTCAGTTGCCAGCCCTGCGGCAGCTACCGCTCACCAAGGCAGAGTGCAGGAGGTACCCGCGTCCGCTAATCCCTACGCTGACAGCCAATTCGCCGAAGAATCAGTAGAAAAAGATTACGTTCGTCTGCCCATTCCCTTTGGCAACATTGCAGAACGCAACGGGCAGGTTCACACCCTACGTCAGTTAGCTGCAACGCAGGCGCGCGTGCTCATTTGGGTCTCCCCCGGATGCGGTTCCTGCCTCGGTATCATCCCCGAGTTTGAACGCTGGCAAGAAAAGTTGGGGTCACTGGTGGGTGTTCACCCGGTGGTGCGTAATGAGGAGGCCGCACAGCGTCTTGAAGTACCCGAAAGTGTACGCATCCTTATTG encodes:
- a CDS encoding MauE/DoxX family redox-associated membrane protein encodes the protein MESLLLFSLILVVTLAVSGAAKVKDYTSTATAIFNLKIDKWLPVRVKTAAKILPWAEIALAVVLLFAPGILQVIATFCALLLFAFYWVVIARAVMSGNTASCNCFGTASSAPISRWTLARNTALVLAAVVVVAGAFADGRAPLMMLLDLTLEQWFWLAGAALASATLWFIYRSETIAPVAAPAESVSVASPAAATAHQGRVQEVPASANPYADSQFAEESVEKDYVRLPIPFGNIAERNGQVHTLRQLAATQARVLIWVSPGCGSCLGIIPEFERWQEKLGSLVGVHPVVRNEEAAQRLEVPESVRILIDNDGNAQANFGDGTPMAIAMGADGLMAGGPVWGKKAVIKFMDDLLAEFDA